From the Tenacibaculum dicentrarchi genome, the window TGAAAGTTCAAACGAAGAATCTGAAAGAATAATGAGTGAATTAGATTCTAAATTTTCTAATTACCCAGATGGTTCAATGAAAAATTTATATCGGAAATATGCCGAAAAACATAGGACTGAATTCTAAAAGCCTACCTACAACACCGTGTATATTTTATTGCTTTCTTTTAGCCTACTTACGAAAATCCTCGCGGATTTTCTATTCAGTAATTATTTGCTAACTTTACGCTAAACCAACGCAACAAAGCATACACAAACACGTTGTGCGTCATTTGAGAAAAATCTAGAACAAAATAAAAATTATGGGAATATTTAACTTTTTTAAGAAAAAAACAAACGGAAAACCTAGTGAAAATCCGATTGATGAAGCTCAATTAGAATTTATTGAAAAATCGACAAATAATGCTGAAAAACTTATTTCCAGTTTCAATGAAAGACTTGATGACGGATTAGATTATACTGAATCTAGTTTAGCAGTTTTAGATGACGAAATTTTGAGTTTATTTTCAGAAAATAAAGACGATATGGATTCTGGAATGTTGGAAGATATAATCGCACAAGCTGGCTCTTATATATTTGAAGTTGCCAGAAGAAACTACGGAGGAAAATATTATTGGTATGACCAATTAAATCAACCGATTTTAGTTACTGGACAACCTGAATTTGAAATTTCTATTCTAGCTTTTGAGAAAGTTAAACAACGAATTGAAAATGGAACTGAAGATAATATTCCTTTCTTTTTTGCTGGATATTCTGAACGAGTTAAAAAAGGAAAAAAAGGAGATAAAGCAATGATAACGTAAAAAAAAACGAACGCACAACACCGTATATAATTTATTGCTAGTTCTTGCCTACTTACGAAAATCCTCGTGGATTTTCTATTCGGTTTTTATTTGCTAAATTAGGTGCTTAAAACACGCAACAAACCATATACAAACACGTTGTAATTAATGGCGGAATTTCAGCCTGAAATTCCTAATTAGTGATTTATCTTTTCTAGAAATTAATATTGAATAATATTGCGCTGGAAAAATTGAAAATGACTACTACTCTATTTTTAGAAAGTAAACCCTAAAAAAGAGAAAAACAGAATTGAACGCTGAAAAATAAAGCGTGAATAAATAAGCGGAAATTAATTAGGGCGGAGTTTTAAGCTCAAACGTGAAAAAAGGCAGAATTGAACGCTGAAAATAAAGCGTGAATAAATAGGTGGAAATTAATTAAGGCGGAGTTTTAAGTAGAAACGTAAAAAAAAGAAAGAGAAATAAAACGGAAAAATTGAAAATTAAGAAATGAGAAATTTAGTTAGAAAATCACTAATTACAACAACATATATAATTTATTGCTAGTGCTTATCTACTTACGAAAATCCTTAGGGGATTTTCTATTCCGTTTTTATTTACTAAATTAGTTGCTCGAAATACGCAACAAACCATATATAAAACCGTTGTAGCCAATTAAAAACTGAACTTAACAATTAAAGTCCTGAAAATATTTCATAATTTTGTTTATAATTAAACTATTAATATGAATAATCCTAAATATCAATACAAATCTGAGAATAAATACCAACATTTTGAATTTATTAGTGAGGGTAAAAAAGGATTAATTAGAAAAATGGTTGAATATACCTTCACCGGACAAGAAAATGTATATAACTTGGGATTTGGAGATTATGATGATAAAACTAAATCTATAAATGATTTATCTGTAACCAATAACGGAGATAGTTTGAAAGTTTTAGCTACCGTAGCATCAACAGTATATGCTTTTACTGAACAAAACCCAAATGCTTGGATTTTTGCAACAGGTAGTACAAAAGTAAGAACTCGACTTTATAGAATGGGAATAACTAACAATTTGGCTGAAATACAGAAAGATTTTAAAGTTTTTGGTCTAACAATTGAAAAGGATGAATGGGAAGAGTTTATCGTTGGAGAAGATTACAGTGCTTTTTTATTAACTAATATTGAAAATTATGGCAACTAAAATTGATAAATTAAATACGTCGAAAGTACCTATTATAGTATTTGATAAGAAATTAGAAGAATTACAAGACAGAGTTCTATTTCCTAAAAAATTAGAGAAAGCAAAAAAAA encodes:
- a CDS encoding DUF6934 family protein, with product MNNPKYQYKSENKYQHFEFISEGKKGLIRKMVEYTFTGQENVYNLGFGDYDDKTKSINDLSVTNNGDSLKVLATVASTVYAFTEQNPNAWIFATGSTKVRTRLYRMGITNNLAEIQKDFKVFGLTIEKDEWEEFIVGEDYSAFLLTNIENYGN